In a single window of the Rhodoferax saidenbachensis genome:
- a CDS encoding LysE family translocator, translating to MWGMEHLGLFILAGWLLNLTPGPDVLYIVSNALRSGARAGVVAAFGITAGCFVHIFAAALGVGALLATSATAFTALKWLGAGYLLYVGTRLLLSRAPSAMHLEAAPEDSTGAAALKDIFLRGFWTNVLNPKVALFFLAFVPQFIAHDADNKTLAFVLLGVLFNLNAIPINLGYAFLAAWAAKRMDAVQRGMHWLDRVAGALFVGFGVKLALTEAP from the coding sequence ATGTGGGGTATGGAACATCTGGGCCTGTTTATCCTGGCCGGCTGGCTGCTGAACCTGACGCCAGGGCCGGACGTGCTGTACATCGTGAGCAACGCGCTGCGCTCGGGCGCGCGCGCCGGCGTGGTGGCCGCATTCGGCATCACAGCGGGCTGTTTTGTGCACATCTTCGCTGCCGCGCTGGGTGTGGGCGCGCTGCTGGCCACCTCGGCGACCGCCTTCACTGCACTGAAGTGGCTGGGCGCCGGCTACCTGCTCTATGTCGGCACGCGCCTGCTGCTGTCACGCGCCCCATCTGCTATGCATTTGGAAGCTGCCCCCGAAGACTCCACGGGGGCTGCGGCCCTGAAAGACATATTTCTTCGCGGCTTCTGGACGAATGTGCTCAACCCTAAGGTGGCGCTGTTTTTCCTGGCCTTTGTGCCGCAATTCATTGCCCATGATGCAGACAACAAGACGCTGGCTTTTGTGCTGCTGGGCGTGTTGTTCAACCTCAATGCGATCCCCATCAACCTGGGGTATGCGTTCCTGGCCGCCTGGGCCGCCAAGCGTATGGATGCCGTGCAGCGCGGCATGCACTGGCTGGACCGTGTTGCCGGTGCCTTGTTTGTCGGTTTTGGCGTCAAGCTGGCGCTGACCGAAGCCCCCTAA
- the trpD gene encoding anthranilate phosphoribosyltransferase — protein sequence MPITPQEALQRTIEHREIFHDEMLHLMRLIMSGEMSPVMMAALITGLRVKKETIGEITAAAQVMREFSTKVEVADKTNLVDIVGTGGDGSHTFNISTCSMFVAAAAGAKVSKHGGRSVSSKSGSADVLEALGLNINLSPAQIAQCIAELGVGFMFAPNHHPAMKNVAPVRKEMGIKTIFNILGPLTNPAGAPNILMGVFHADLVGIQVRALQRLGAEHAIVVYGRDGMDEVSLGAATLVGELKDGQVREYEIHPEDFGMVMASNRTLKVTTAEDSRAMLMGVLNNQAGPAKDIVALNAGAALYASNVANSIQTGIQLAQAAIESGAAEAKMTALVELSRQLAS from the coding sequence ATGCCGATTACCCCCCAAGAGGCGCTGCAGCGCACCATCGAACACCGCGAAATTTTCCACGACGAAATGCTGCACCTGATGCGCCTGATCATGTCCGGCGAGATGTCGCCGGTCATGATGGCCGCGCTGATCACCGGCCTGCGCGTCAAGAAGGAAACCATTGGTGAGATCACCGCAGCCGCCCAGGTCATGCGGGAGTTTTCCACCAAGGTGGAAGTGGCCGACAAGACCAACCTCGTGGATATCGTCGGCACCGGCGGCGACGGCTCGCACACCTTCAATATCTCGACCTGTTCCATGTTTGTGGCGGCAGCGGCGGGTGCCAAGGTCAGCAAACACGGTGGGCGTAGTGTCAGCAGCAAGAGCGGCAGCGCCGATGTGCTGGAGGCCCTGGGCCTGAACATCAACCTTTCGCCTGCGCAAATCGCCCAATGCATTGCCGAGCTGGGAGTGGGCTTCATGTTCGCGCCCAACCACCACCCGGCCATGAAAAACGTGGCGCCGGTGCGCAAGGAAATGGGCATCAAGACCATCTTCAACATCTTGGGCCCGCTGACCAATCCGGCTGGTGCACCCAACATCCTGATGGGCGTGTTCCATGCCGATCTGGTGGGTATCCAGGTGCGCGCACTGCAGCGCCTGGGCGCCGAGCATGCCATCGTGGTCTATGGCCGCGACGGCATGGACGAGGTGAGTCTGGGTGCTGCCACGCTGGTCGGTGAGCTCAAGGACGGACAAGTGCGCGAATACGAAATTCACCCCGAAGACTTCGGCATGGTCATGGCCAGCAACCGCACGCTCAAGGTCACCACTGCCGAAGATTCGCGCGCCATGCTGATGGGCGTGCTGAATAACCAGGCGGGCCCGGCCAAGGATATTGTGGCGCTGAATGCCGGTGCTGCGCTTTACGCTTCCAATGTAGCAAATAGCATTCAAACCGGCATCCAGCTTGCGCAAGCAGCTATCGAATCAGGAGCGGCCGAGGCAAAAATGACGGCCCTGGTTGAACTCTCACGCCAACTGGCAAGTTAA
- the trpC gene encoding indole-3-glycerol phosphate synthase TrpC, with product MSDILDKIVAVKHQEVAAASKRKSLEIVRADAESRVLTRDFVGALRAKIAAGRPAVIAEVKKASPSKGVLRADFIPADIAQSYAEHGAACLSVLTDVQFFQGEIDYLKQARASCQLPVLRKDFMVDAYQIYESRAMGADAILLIAACLDDAQMKDFEAIARSLDMAVLVEVHDQPELERALKLKTPLIGINNRNLKTFDVSLDTTLALKAQVPIDRILVTESGIHTREDVLRMGAAGINAFLVGEAFMRAPEPGEALAALFG from the coding sequence ATGAGCGACATACTGGACAAAATCGTTGCGGTTAAACACCAAGAGGTGGCCGCAGCCAGCAAGCGCAAATCGTTGGAGATCGTGCGGGCGGACGCCGAAAGCCGCGTTCTGACACGTGACTTTGTCGGCGCCTTACGCGCCAAGATTGCAGCCGGGCGTCCCGCAGTCATTGCAGAGGTCAAGAAGGCCAGCCCGTCCAAGGGTGTGTTGCGCGCCGACTTCATCCCTGCCGACATCGCGCAAAGTTATGCCGAGCACGGTGCCGCCTGCCTGTCTGTACTCACTGATGTGCAGTTTTTCCAGGGTGAAATCGACTACCTCAAGCAAGCCCGAGCCAGCTGCCAACTGCCCGTGCTGCGCAAGGACTTCATGGTCGATGCCTACCAAATCTATGAGTCGCGCGCCATGGGCGCTGACGCCATCCTGTTGATCGCCGCCTGCTTGGATGACGCGCAGATGAAAGACTTTGAAGCCATCGCCCGCAGCCTGGACATGGCGGTGCTGGTGGAAGTGCACGACCAGCCCGAGCTGGAGCGTGCCCTGAAGCTGAAAACGCCATTGATCGGTATCAACAACCGCAACCTCAAGACCTTCGATGTGTCGCTGGACACCACGCTGGCCTTGAAAGCACAGGTGCCGATCGACCGCATTCTGGTGACCGAAAGTGGAATCCACACCCGTGAAGACGTGCTGCGCATGGGGGCGGCGGGCATCAATGCCTTTCTCGTGGGTGAGGCTTTTATGCGTGCGCCAGAACCGGGTGAGGCCCTGGCCGCGCTGTTCGGCTAA
- a CDS encoding uracil-DNA glycosylase, with amino-acid sequence MLGVPSQDESLVADQLLAANPENWAVAAGWQPLVDDFFASETGQRLLAFLDQRLQAGAAVFPPQPLRALSLTPPEAVRVVILGQDPYHGRGQAEGLAFSVASGVQLPPSLRNIFKELLRDLGTPFPAFPSPGGSLVRWAQQGVLLLNTCLTVEEGQPASHSGKGWEMLTDAVIRQISLDAQPAVFMLWGAHAQSKRPLIDASRHLVLTANHPSPLSALRPPVPFIGCGHFSQARAWRDAHKAAGDATPDA; translated from the coding sequence ATGTTGGGCGTTCCCTCTCAGGACGAGTCCCTGGTGGCTGACCAGTTGTTGGCGGCCAATCCGGAAAACTGGGCTGTGGCTGCCGGCTGGCAGCCTTTGGTGGATGATTTCTTTGCATCCGAAACCGGGCAGCGTTTGCTGGCGTTTCTGGACCAGCGTCTGCAGGCCGGTGCTGCTGTGTTTCCGCCACAACCGTTACGGGCCTTGAGCCTCACGCCGCCCGAAGCGGTGCGCGTCGTGATCCTGGGCCAGGACCCATACCACGGGCGTGGTCAGGCCGAAGGTCTTGCGTTTTCGGTTGCGTCTGGCGTGCAGTTGCCGCCCTCGCTGCGCAATATCTTCAAGGAACTGCTGCGTGACCTGGGCACGCCGTTCCCCGCATTCCCCAGCCCCGGGGGAAGCTTGGTTCGCTGGGCCCAGCAGGGCGTGCTGTTGCTTAACACCTGCCTCACGGTGGAGGAGGGCCAGCCCGCCAGCCACTCCGGTAAAGGCTGGGAAATGCTCACCGACGCTGTGATTCGCCAGATTTCACTGGATGCCCAGCCAGCGGTTTTTATGCTCTGGGGCGCGCATGCGCAGAGCAAACGGCCGCTGATTGACGCTTCGCGCCATTTGGTGCTTACGGCCAACCACCCGTCGCCGCTGTCAGCGCTGCGCCCGCCCGTGCCCTTTATCGGCTGCGGGCATTTTTCCCAAGCCCGCGCCTGGCGCGATGCGCACAAGGCAGCGGGCGATGCCACGCCTGATGCATAA
- the tuf gene encoding elongation factor Tu: MGKEKFTRTKPHVNVGTIGHVDHGKTTLTAAITTVLAAKFGGSAKAYDQIDAAPEEKARGITINTAHVEYETANRHYAHVDCPGHADYVKNMITGAAQMDGAILVCSAADGPMPQTREHILLARQVGVPYIIVFLNKCDMVDDAELLELVEMEVRELLDKYDFPGDKTPIIHGSAKLAMEGDKGDLGEGAIMKLADALDSYIPLPERAVDGAFLMPVEDVFSISGRGTVVTGRIERGVVKVGEEIEIVGIADTQKTTCTGVEMFRKLLDQGQAGDNVGILLRGTKREDVQRGQVLCKPGSIKPHTHFTGEIYVLSKDEGGRHTPFFNNYRPQFYFRTTDVTGAIELPEGKEMVMPGDNVSITVKLINPIAMEEGLRFAIREGGRTVGAGVVAKIIA, from the coding sequence ATGGGAAAAGAAAAATTCACACGTACCAAGCCTCACGTCAATGTGGGCACGATTGGCCACGTTGACCATGGCAAGACTACGCTGACAGCGGCCATCACGACCGTGCTGGCAGCCAAGTTTGGCGGTTCTGCCAAGGCCTACGACCAGATCGACGCTGCGCCTGAAGAAAAAGCACGCGGTATCACGATCAACACCGCCCACGTGGAATACGAAACGGCTAACCGCCACTACGCCCACGTTGACTGCCCCGGACACGCTGACTATGTGAAGAACATGATCACTGGCGCTGCCCAAATGGACGGCGCCATCCTGGTTTGCTCCGCAGCTGACGGCCCCATGCCTCAGACCCGTGAGCACATCCTGTTGGCTCGCCAGGTGGGTGTTCCTTACATCATCGTGTTCCTGAACAAGTGCGACATGGTCGATGACGCTGAACTGCTGGAACTGGTCGAAATGGAAGTTCGCGAACTCCTCGACAAGTACGACTTCCCAGGCGACAAGACCCCCATCATCCACGGCTCTGCCAAGCTCGCCATGGAAGGCGACAAGGGTGACCTGGGTGAAGGCGCCATCATGAAACTGGCCGACGCACTGGACAGCTACATCCCCCTGCCAGAGCGTGCTGTTGACGGCGCGTTCCTGATGCCCGTGGAAGACGTGTTCTCCATCTCTGGCCGCGGCACCGTGGTGACTGGCCGTATCGAACGTGGTGTGGTCAAAGTCGGCGAAGAAATCGAAATCGTCGGTATTGCTGACACCCAAAAGACCACCTGCACTGGCGTGGAAATGTTCCGCAAGCTGCTGGATCAAGGTCAAGCGGGCGACAACGTCGGTATCCTGTTGCGCGGCACCAAGCGTGAAGACGTGCAGCGCGGCCAAGTGCTGTGCAAGCCCGGCTCCATCAAGCCCCACACCCACTTCACTGGCGAGATCTATGTCTTGTCCAAGGACGAAGGCGGCCGCCACACGCCTTTCTTCAACAACTACCGCCCTCAGTTCTACTTCCGTACAACGGACGTGACCGGTGCGATCGAGTTGCCAGAAGGCAAGGAAATGGTCATGCCTGGTGACAACGTGTCGATCACTGTGAAGCTGATCAACCCCATCGCCATGGAAGAAGGCCTGCGCTTCGCTATCCGCGAAGGTGGTCGTACCGTGGGCGCCGGTGTGGTTGCCAAAATCATCGCGTAA
- the secE gene encoding preprotein translocase subunit SecE, translating into MATTQVQTVSTGADKAKLAAAAALVVAALAAFYLLGKQGQLVQWAALLVGLAAAVALFFASESGRQLAAFGRDAWREVRKVVWPARKEAIQITAYVFGFVIVMALFLWFTDKTLEWVFYDLILGWKK; encoded by the coding sequence ATGGCCACGACACAAGTTCAAACCGTCAGTACAGGGGCAGACAAGGCCAAGTTGGCCGCTGCTGCTGCATTGGTGGTGGCTGCGCTCGCAGCGTTTTATCTGCTGGGCAAGCAAGGCCAACTGGTGCAGTGGGCTGCATTGCTGGTCGGGCTGGCTGCTGCGGTTGCCCTGTTTTTTGCGTCTGAGTCGGGTCGCCAACTGGCGGCCTTTGGGCGTGATGCCTGGCGCGAAGTTAGAAAAGTGGTTTGGCCTGCACGCAAAGAAGCGATTCAGATCACAGCATACGTCTTTGGTTTTGTGATCGTGATGGCGCTGTTTCTGTGGTTCACAGACAAGACGCTTGAGTGGGTCTTTTACGACTTGATTTTGGGGTGGAAAAAATAA
- the nusG gene encoding transcription termination/antitermination protein NusG translates to MTEVVASPSAELPPTTPVNPDLRWYVVHAYSGMEKAVERNILERITRSGMENKFGRILVPMEEVVEVKNGQKKTTERKFFPGYVLVEMVMDDDTWHLVKHTNKVTGFVGGAKNRPAPISEAEVMKIVNQMQEGTEKPRHKIEFVVGEYVRVKEGPFTDFNGSVEDVNYEKSKVRVSVTIFGRSTPVELEFSQIEKT, encoded by the coding sequence ATGACTGAAGTTGTCGCAAGCCCCTCGGCAGAATTGCCACCAACCACTCCCGTAAATCCTGATTTGCGTTGGTATGTGGTGCATGCTTATTCCGGCATGGAAAAAGCAGTAGAGCGCAACATTCTGGAGCGGATTACCCGCTCCGGCATGGAAAACAAGTTTGGCCGCATCCTCGTTCCTATGGAAGAGGTAGTTGAGGTCAAGAACGGTCAGAAAAAAACGACTGAACGCAAGTTCTTCCCCGGCTATGTGCTGGTGGAAATGGTCATGGACGATGACACCTGGCATCTGGTGAAACACACCAATAAGGTGACCGGTTTTGTGGGTGGTGCAAAAAACCGTCCAGCCCCAATTTCCGAAGCTGAGGTGATGAAGATCGTCAACCAGATGCAGGAAGGCACCGAGAAGCCGCGCCACAAGATTGAATTTGTGGTGGGTGAGTATGTGCGCGTCAAGGAAGGTCCTTTCACCGACTTCAATGGTTCGGTGGAAGACGTGAACTACGAGAAGAGCAAGGTGCGCGTGTCGGTGACCATTTTCGGTCGCTCCACGCCGGTCGAATTGGAGTTTTCTCAGATCGAGAAAACGTAA
- the rplK gene encoding 50S ribosomal protein L11: protein MAKKIIGFIKLQVPAGKANPSPPIGPALGQRGLNIMEFCKAFNAQTQGVEPGLPLPVVITAFADKSFTFIIKTPPATVLIKKAIKLDKGSARPHVDKVGKITRAQLEEIAKTKMKDMNAADLEAAVRTIAGSARSMGVNVEGV from the coding sequence ATGGCGAAGAAAATCATTGGTTTCATCAAGCTGCAAGTACCAGCTGGTAAAGCCAATCCATCCCCCCCCATTGGTCCTGCGCTGGGTCAGCGCGGACTGAACATCATGGAGTTCTGCAAGGCATTCAATGCGCAGACCCAAGGTGTTGAGCCAGGTCTGCCACTGCCTGTGGTGATCACTGCTTTTGCAGACAAGAGCTTCACCTTCATCATCAAGACCCCGCCTGCGACGGTCCTGATCAAGAAGGCCATCAAGCTGGACAAGGGCTCTGCCCGTCCACACGTGGACAAGGTCGGCAAGATCACGCGCGCTCAGCTCGAAGAAATCGCCAAGACCAAGATGAAAGACATGAACGCCGCCGATCTGGAAGCCGCAGTGCGCACCATCGCCGGTTCTGCCCGCTCCATGGGCGTGAATGTGGAGGGCGTGTAA
- the rplA gene encoding 50S ribosomal protein L1: MSKLTKKQKTQVGKIDSNKLYPLSDALGLVKEFANAKFDESIDVAVQLGIDAKKSDQVVRGAVVLPNGTGKTKRVAVFAQGAKAEEAKAAGADVVGMDDLAAMVKAGDMPFDIVIAAPDAMRVVGTLGQILGPRGLMPNPKVGTVTPDVATAVRNAKAGQVQFRVDKAGIVHSTIGRRSFDSDKLQGNLAALVDALNKAKPASSKGVYLKKVAVSSTMGVGVRVDLQTISA, translated from the coding sequence ATGTCCAAGCTCACCAAAAAACAAAAGACCCAAGTCGGCAAGATTGACAGCAACAAGCTGTACCCCCTGAGCGACGCTTTGGGTCTGGTCAAGGAATTCGCCAACGCCAAGTTCGACGAATCCATCGATGTGGCTGTTCAGCTCGGCATCGACGCGAAGAAGTCGGATCAAGTGGTGCGTGGTGCGGTCGTTCTGCCTAACGGCACCGGCAAGACCAAGCGCGTGGCTGTGTTCGCCCAAGGCGCCAAAGCTGAAGAAGCCAAGGCTGCTGGTGCTGACGTGGTCGGTATGGACGACCTGGCCGCTATGGTCAAGGCCGGCGACATGCCTTTCGACATCGTGATCGCCGCTCCTGACGCCATGCGCGTTGTGGGTACGTTGGGTCAAATTCTGGGCCCTCGTGGTCTGATGCCTAACCCCAAGGTTGGCACCGTGACTCCGGATGTGGCAACAGCAGTGCGTAATGCCAAGGCTGGTCAAGTGCAATTCCGCGTCGACAAGGCCGGTATTGTTCACTCCACCATTGGTCGCCGTTCGTTTGATTCGGACAAGCTGCAAGGCAATCTGGCTGCGCTGGTGGACGCTTTGAACAAAGCCAAACCTGCTTCCAGCAAGGGTGTGTATTTGAAGAAAGTCGCTGTTTCGTCGACCATGGGTGTGGGTGTCCGCGTGGACCTGCAAACCATCTCGGCGTAA
- the rplJ gene encoding 50S ribosomal protein L10 has translation MSLNRSEKEAVISDVTGLAAKAQTLVIAEYRGITVADMTKLRNNARSAGVSLSVLKNTLARRAVAGSPFEIVSDQMTGPLIYGFSEDAVAAAKVVAEFAKTNDKLVIRAGAYGGKALDVNGVKQLASIPSKEVLLAQLLGLMQSPISRTARVLAALADKKGAGVAVEAAPAEAVAA, from the coding sequence TTGAGTCTTAATCGCAGTGAGAAAGAAGCGGTCATCAGTGATGTGACCGGCCTCGCCGCTAAAGCTCAAACGCTCGTGATCGCGGAATACCGCGGCATCACGGTCGCTGACATGACCAAACTGCGCAACAACGCGCGCAGCGCTGGTGTGAGCCTGAGTGTGTTGAAGAACACCCTGGCCCGCCGTGCTGTTGCCGGTAGCCCGTTTGAAATCGTGTCCGACCAGATGACCGGTCCTCTGATCTACGGCTTTTCCGAAGACGCAGTAGCAGCCGCGAAAGTGGTTGCAGAGTTCGCGAAAACCAACGACAAGTTGGTGATCCGTGCTGGTGCGTATGGCGGTAAGGCACTGGACGTGAACGGCGTGAAGCAATTGGCAAGCATTCCTTCCAAGGAAGTGTTATTGGCGCAATTGTTGGGCTTGATGCAATCCCCCATCTCCCGTACAGCACGTGTGCTGGCGGCGTTGGCGGACAAAAAAGGCGCTGGCGTAGCTGTAGAAGCTGCCCCCGCAGAGGCTGTCGCGGCGTAA
- the rplL gene encoding 50S ribosomal protein L7/L12 gives MAFDKDAFLTALDSMTVMELNDLVKAIEEKFGVSAAAMAGPAAAGPAAAAAEEKTEFNVVLTDAGANKVSVIKAVREITGLGLKEAKDLVDGAPKAVKEGIAKADAEAALKKLVEAGAKAELK, from the coding sequence ATGGCATTCGATAAAGACGCATTTTTGACCGCGCTGGACAGCATGACGGTCATGGAACTCAACGACCTGGTGAAAGCCATCGAAGAGAAATTTGGTGTGAGCGCTGCCGCTATGGCTGGCCCTGCTGCTGCTGGCCCTGCTGCCGCTGCTGCTGAAGAGAAGACCGAGTTCAACGTGGTGTTGACTGACGCTGGCGCCAACAAGGTGTCCGTCATCAAGGCCGTGCGCGAAATCACCGGTCTGGGCCTGAAAGAAGCCAAGGACCTGGTTGACGGCGCTCCCAAGGCTGTCAAGGAAGGCATTGCCAAGGCTGACGCTGAAGCTGCTCTGAAGAAGCTGGTGGAAGCTGGTGCAAAGGCTGAACTCAAGTAA